In Plasmodium malariae genome assembly, chromosome: 11, the following proteins share a genomic window:
- the PmUG01_11013900 gene encoding fam-l protein, producing MQQKIKLLLFIKISEFMLISWIFHFNNDISIIKKPVDENYNIGKKLDARKYRILVKYKQDEDSSILYFKEVIPNYASNEKKDISNYEKNTTEKKEQSNKSSYVSSGLNKEHIKNKSCMFETKIYSHMEKKIFKELDYMDFLQNNRTISDKFFRSVAFKKYRVRIILPLFVFILLLTYLILDFSCGYGLVGCILAVLKETLGSGWSAPLRSFLGKLHLDFLWPTVNIGGSQGRKTWTFMTKPFLLYIIYFLPLLILGVILILGVVYYHRKVKKYQKIKFRKR from the exons atgcaacaaaaaattaagttacttttatttattaaaatttctgaGTTTATGCTTATATCATGGATATTCCAttttaataatgatata aGTATAATTAAGAAACCTGTGGATGAGAACTACAATATAGGTAAAAAATTAGATGCAAGAAAATATAGGATACTAGTGAAATATAAACAGGATGAGGACTcaagtattttatattttaaagaagtTATACCAAATTATGCATCgaacgaaaaaaaagatatatctaattatgaaaaaaatactacagaaaaaaaagaacagtCAAATAAAAGTTCATACGTGAGTTCGGGATTAAACaaagaacatataaaaaataaatcgtGTATgtttgaaacaaaaatatattcccatatggaaaaaaaaatatttaaagaacttGATTATATGGATTTTCTTCAAAACAACAGAACTATTAGTGACAAGTTTTTCAGAAGTGtagcatttaaaaaatacagagTACGAAttattttacctttattcgtgttcatattattattaacctACCTAATATTAGATTTTTCTTGTGGATATGGGCTTGTAGGTTGCATATTAGCCGTGTTGAAAGAAACACTTGGATCTGGGTGGTCTGCGCCTTTACGTTCTTTTCTGGGAAAACTCCATTTAGATTTCTTATGGCCAACAGTGAATATAGGAGGAAGTCAAGGAAGAAAAACGTGGACGTTTATGACTAAACCTTTTCTActctatataatttattttctaccTTTGTTAATATTAGGTGTCATACTTATATTAGGGGTTGTTTACTACCAtagaaaagttaaaaaatatcaaaaaattaagttcaggaaaagataa
- the PmUG01_11013600 gene encoding fam-l protein, whose translation MLQKTVFLFVKISTIILLPWVCLFSNDMSTLNNHSGEKCYLCRNLNTRSCRLLSKYKQSKDLCTENFKEDIPNNNVKEKKSISNNVKGANEKYKQSCRSSLYIKEYGKNIDKNKCGLPKTKKYIDFQKKIFKELDYEDYVKNIKTIEYKEYKKLARKKRRIRIALLLLFILILILPILDLSLEKFTDGGLLGLLGLLYSSGTEETGAIGVYGHLVTLLSDGTWGNLTKMCTSIIFIYGVPYLIFVVIFILGMVYYYRKVIKYENIKLRKKINKN comes from the exons ATGTTACAAAAAACTGTGTTcttatttgttaaaatttcaACCATTATTCTTTTACCTTGGGTATGTCTCTTTAGCAATGATAtg AGCACTTTAAATAATCATTCGGGTGAAAAATGTTATCTTTGTAGAAATTTAAATACAAGAAGTTGTCGTttattatcaaaatataaacagaGTAAGGATTTATGTactgaaaattttaaagaagatataccaaataataatgtaaaagaaaaaaaaagcatatctaataatgtaaaaggagcaaatgaaaaatacaaacaatCATGTAGaagttcattatatataaaggaatacggtaaaaatatagataaaaataaatgtggtTTAcctaaaacaaaaaaatatatagattttcaaaaaaaaatatttaaagaacttGATTATGAAGATTATGTTAAAAACATTAAGACTATTGAATataaggaatataaaaaactagCACGTAAAAAGCGCAGAATACGAATTGCTTtacttttgttatttatcTTGATATTGATACTACCCATATTAGACCTTTCTTTAGAGAAATTTACTGATGGGGGTTTGTTGGGTTTATTAGGTTTGTTATACTCAAGTGGAACTGAAGAAACTGGTGCTATTGGGGTATATGGGCATTTGGTTACACTGTTAAGCGATGGTACATGGGgtaatttaacaaaaatgtgtacatctattattttcatttatggaGTACCATACCTTATATTtgttgttatatttatattagggATGGTTTATTACTATAgaaaagttataaaatatgaaaatattaagttaaggaaaaaaataaataagaattaa
- the PmUG01_11013800 gene encoding PIR protein codes for MSLNIIIYDVGVPLPSTLNYNNLNKKKSYDSDRKCNKLADDLSEYKNVFDFCENFTGVIENFDKFSFVGQFDDDSCKVVKFWVYDRLFNLRTNNTNVSDINKIINKLNENINLDKIQKCTIFDFKYSKEVFYKMKSLYDYATNYKTIKDHLYGKNYICNKNLKDYIDKNYEIYINIKNNCNTSDRIHEEYCKVYEYIKEVFINEALPLSCKVRNIESEADEQEEFGESSREGMTQTLGSLSQGDKERSVFSGKSERGHDSVLTFEDHKPSVPITNIIVGVIFPLLGIFCIFFIFYKFTPFKSWLRTHLLKKKIIQYYEVEEYIQKNLNESYHTNGQHMRYHPL; via the exons ATGTCcttaaatattatcatt TATGACGTAGGAGTTCCTCTTCCTTCTACacttaattataataatttaaataagaaaaagtcCTATGACTCCGATAGAAAATGCAATAAATTAGCTGATGATTTAAGCGAATATAAGAATGTTTTCGATTTTTGTGAGAATTTTACTGGAGTTATCGAGaattttgataaattttcatttgttgGTCAATTCGATGATGATTCTTGCAAAGTTGTAAAGTTTTGGGTGTATGAtcgtttatttaatttacgTACTAACAATACAAATGTTAGcgatattaacaaaattattaataagttaaatgaaaatattaatcttgataaaattcaaaaatgtACTATATTTGATTTTAAATATTCGAAGGaagttttttataaaatgaaaagtttGTATGATTATGCTACAAATTATAAGACAATCAAGGATCACCTTTAtggtaaaaattatatatgcaataaGAATCTGAAAGattatattgataaaaattatgaaatatatattaatataaaaaataattgtaacaCTAGCGATAGAATTCACGAAGAATATTGTAAAgtgtatgaatatattaaagagGTGTTTATAAATGAAGCATTACCCTTATCATGTAAAGTAAGAAACATAGAATCTGAAGCTGATGAACAAGAAGAATTTGGGGAATCCAGTAGAGAAGGAATGACCCAAACATTAGGTAGCTTAAGTCAAGGTGACAAAGAAAGATCTGTATTTAGTGGAAAATCAGAACGTGGGCACGATTCTGTATTAACTTTTGAAGACCATAAACCCTCTGTTCcaattacaaatattatcGTGGGAGTTATTTTTCCACTTTTGGGaatattttgcatttttttcatattttataaa TTTACACCCTTCAAATCTTGGTTAAGAACTCacttattgaaaaaaaaaataattcagtATTACGAAGTTGaagaatatatacaaaaaaatttaaatgagaGTTATCACACAAATGGACAACATATGCGTTATCATCctttatga
- the PmUG01_11013700 gene encoding Plasmodium exported protein, unknown function — protein sequence MEQIIKFIFFTKISTFILLNWICYFYTDMSSFNKFLYENYDFGRKLDTRIYRLLGKCEKYIFANVGDLELKIQYNTKRRNEKLITTDNKKWDKEKRENLYRSLLYKEKLIKELMKNKCTMFHNSYNHYEKKIMNGLDDKAFFKKMMLINDKDYKKLKRKKYGLRLFYLSLLFLLVLVIPILDLSFGEFQDVGYLFNQLCGLSGQDSSVSQGGADNSGFLSILLSSTCNDYKIIGYKVFGVLMYCLPILILGIIIIQGIFYYYKNVIKQKKIKFLEAFNEW from the exons ATGGAACAAATAattaagtttattttttttactaaaatttctacttttatccttttaaattggatatgttatttttacaCTGACATG AGCagttttaacaaatttttgTATGAGAACTATGACTTTGGTAGAAAATTAGATACACGAATTTATCGATTATTAGGAAAATGtgaaaagtatatttttgcaAATGTTGGAGATTTAGAATTAAAGatacaatataatacaaaaagaaggaacgaaaaattaattacaacggataataaaaaatgggacaaagaaaaaagagaaaatttatatagaagcttattatataaagaaaaattgatTAAGGaacttatgaaaaataaatgtacaatgtttcataattcatataaccattatgaaaaaaaaataatgaatggaCTTGATGATAaagctttttttaaaaaaatgatgttaattaatgataaggattacaaaaaattaaaacgtaaaaaatatggattaCGACTTTTTTACCTTTCACTATTGTTCTTATTGGTATTAGTGATACCTATATTAGATTTATCATTTGGGGAATTCCAAGATGTGGGCTATTTATTTAATCAATTATGCGGTTTATCAGGACAAGATTCCTCTGTTTCCCAAGGAGGTGCTGATAATAGTGgctttttatctattttattgTCCTCTACATGTAatgattataaaattataggATATAAAGTATTTGGTGTTCTAATGTATTGTTTACCTATTTTAATATTGggtattataattatacaaggaattttttattattataaaaatgttataaaacagaaaaaaattaagttctTGGAAGCGTTCAATGAATGGTAA
- the PmUG01_11013500 gene encoding Plasmodium exported protein, unknown function, which translates to MKDNSKSINFINILVFTIFVWICYYSDNTINCDKSLDGMYELGGNLFLITNRLLVEGSMNKKSTKDVYGKWEKNKLLGKEKYKSNNYDHRSKSKNLKESLLDTEKGAKIAKGKQTSLLKRIDIYFEKKLFNLLDSIYKIKNNNKISKNTAYIKIFQKICLAVTPPFLLLLTGLVVVLVLCVLFVWGVYLMNNGSDNMVLFLSFFVAIVLYSLFLICVTFFIVFSIICASKIILRYNNMKKNNSKICYK; encoded by the exons ATGAAAGACAATTCAAAGtccataaattttattaacattctTGTATTTACCATTTTCGTTTGGATATGTTATTATAGTGATAACACg aTTAACTGCGATAAATCACTAGATGGTATGTATGAACTAGGTgggaatttatttttaataactaATCGACTACTAGTTGAGGGTtcaatgaataaaaaatcaaCTAAAGATGTATATGGTAAATgggagaaaaataaattattaggtaaagaaaaatataaatctaaTAATTATGACCATAGatcaaaaagtaaaaatttaaaagaaagtTTATTAGACACGGAGAAAGGGGCGAAAATAGCTAAAGGAAAACAGACATCTTTACTTAAAagaatagatatatattttgaaaaaaaattatttaatctattagattctatatataaaattaagaataacaataaaattagtaaaaatacTGCATACATAAAGATATTCCAGAAGATATGTCTAGCAGTTACTCCACcctttttgcttttattgACAGGATTAGTTGTAGTTTTAGTACTATgtgttttatttgtttggggtgtgtatttaatgaataatgGGAGCGATAACATGGTACTATTTCTATCTTTTTTTGTGGCAATagtattatattcattatttttaatatgtgtTACATTCTTTATCGTATTTAGCATTATATGTGCTTCGAAAATAATTCTAAGATATAATAAcatgaagaaaaataattctaaaatttgttataaatag
- the PmUG01_11013400 gene encoding Plasmodium exported protein, unknown function, which yields MAHTNKLTFFITIFSFSLLIWTFHDAHTADISAKSVNNTKYHNHKFDLGTRRFFLGPMYYKGDESKPKHYKKSCFSKLLRCYDTSKYQDIILNSYNPTVSFDYIIKLYTELKEEAMQIEGYEPRAKEIEDYINDLLYYLKLKYKNKIKKTPFPKIEKYEKLLDIVSSPKTKSLLRLNIPSLAESYYLFSYIPHLDPSIDEVILCELITQANHILSLHKKNSIMVNRVCSPNK from the exons atggcgcatacaaataaattaactttttttattacaattttttcattttccctATTAATATGGACTTTCCACGATGCTCATACG GCAGATATCTCTGCAAAATCAGtgaataatacaaaatatcaTAATCATAAGTTTGATTTAGGTACGAGAAGATTTTTTCTGGGACCAATGTATTATAAAGGTGATGAATCCAAACCCaaacattataaaaaatcttGCTTTTCCAAATTATTAAGATGTTATGATACATCCAAATATCaggatattattttaaattcttaTAATCCAACAGTATCATttgattatattataaaattatacacagaattaaaagaagaagcAATGCAAATTGAAGGATACGAACCAAGAGCGAAAGAAATAGaagattatataaatgatcttttatattatttaaaattgaaatataaaaataaaattaaaaaaacgcCATTTcctaaaatagaaaaatacgaaaaactTTTAGATATTGTATCTAGCCCAAAAACTAAAAGCTTGCTTAGACTTAATATTCCAAGTTTAGCAGAATCATACTATTTATTTTCGTATATCCCACACTTAGACCCTTCAATAGATGAAGTAATTTTATGTGAATTAATTACACAAGCAAACCATATATTATccttacataaaaaaaattcaataatGGTGAATAGAGTATGTAGTCCAAATAAGTAG